The genome window AACGACACCGCGTAGAGGACGACGTCCTCGGCGAGCGAGCGGTCCACCCAGGTGACGCCGCCGTCGTGGGTGGTCGCCATCGCGCCCCAGTCGCCCACCACCCACACGGTCCTGGCGTCGATCGCGTTCAGGTTGAAGAGGTGCTTCTCGGGCGGGATGGCGCTCTTCTCGGGCTTCCACGTCTTGCCGCCGTCGGCGGTGGCGAGGATCGTGGAGGACTTGCCGACGATCCAGCCGTGGGCGGCGTCGGCGAAGTCGACGGCGAAGAGCGGGACCTTGGTGCCGCTCTCGCGCGCCTCCCAGGTCTTGCCGGCGTCGGCAGTGTGGTAGATGGAGCCGAAGTTGCCGACCGCCCACACCTCGCTCGCGCTCATCGCCTTCACGCCGAAGAGGTTGTCCTTGACGACGAGCGCGCGCGCACTGCCGGGTAGGGCGACCACGGCGGCGACGGTCGCGGCGAGCGCAGCCAGGTGCCGACTGCGCCCCCCGCCATGGCGAGTCTCACGCAATCAATTCGCTACACACCACGGCTCGGGCCGCGGCGTCAATAGAGCGCGAGATGCACGGCGAGGGCCCGCGGACGGCGTGCTTGACGGGCGCGAGAGCTCACCCGTATGGGGGAGAAGCGGGCGGCACGCTGGGCGATGACATCGTCACCGTGAGGTGGGCCTGAGCGCCCTCGTTCCGACCCATCGTCCGCCGCTCGCCGACGGCTACCGGGAGGCCGGCCAGTGGCGTGGGGAGCCGCTCTGGGCGGCCTTCGCCGCCACCGCCGCCCGCGCCGGCGCCAAGGCTGCGGTCGTCGAGGGGGCCGAGCGCACCAGCTTCGCGATGCTCGCCGCCCGAGCCGAGCGTCTGGCGGGCGGCCTCGCGGCGCGCGGCGTCCGCCCCGGCGACGTGGTCGCCTTCCAGCTCCCGAACTGGACCGAGACGCTGGTCGTCCTCCTCGCCGCGGTGCGTCTCGGCGCGGTCGCGAACCCCGTCCTGCCCATCTACCGGCGGCGGGAGCTGGGCTTCATCCTCGCCGAGGCGGGGGCCCGCGTCTTCTTCGTCCCCGGCCGCTACCGGGACTGCGACCACCTTGCGCTGGTGCGGGAGCTGCGGCCCGGGCTGCCCGCGCTCGAGCACGTGGTCGTGGTGCGCGACCAGCCGGCGGACGGCGCCCTCGCCTACGCCGAGGTCGCCGCGACCCCGCCCGGTCCGCCGGCCGCCGACGCCGGCGCGATCGCGCTCCTCATCTACACCTCGGGCACCACCGCCGACGCGAAGGGCGTGCTCCACTCGCACGACACGCTCCTTGCCGAGGCCCGGAGCCTGGGCCCCGTGCACGGCATCACCGCCGCGGACACCGTGCTCATGCCGTCCCCGCTCACGCACATCTCCGGCATCGTGCACGCGCTCCTCGTGCCTGCGGTCTTCGGCACGACCGCGGTGCTCATGGACCGCTGGGAGGCCGGCGCCGCCCGCGCCCTGATCGCGGCCGAGCGCGTGACCTACATGGTCGGCCCGCCGACCTTCCTGCGCGACCTGGCGGTGGGCGCGCCCGGCGCGCGCACGAGCCTCCGCCTCTTCTCCTGCGGCGGCGCCGACGTCGACCCGGCGCTCGTGCGCGAGGCGGCCGCGCGCCTCGGCTGCATCGCCAAGCGCGTCTACGGCTCGACCGAGTTCCCCACCGTGACCACGACCGGCCCCGACGACCCGCCGGAGCGCCGCATCGACAGCGAGGGGCGGGCCGTCGGCGCGAACGAGGTCCGCGTGGTCGACGAGGCTGGCGCCGGGGCGGGTCCGGGGGGCGAGGGCGAGATCCTCGCGCGCGGCCCCGAGTGTTTCCTCGGCTATCGCAACCCGGCGCTCAACGCCGACGCCTTCACCGCCGACGGCTGGTTCCGCACCGGCGACCTCGGCACGCTCGACGCCGAG of Deltaproteobacteria bacterium contains these proteins:
- a CDS encoding cyclohexanecarboxylate-CoA ligase — protein: MGLSALVPTHRPPLADGYREAGQWRGEPLWAAFAATAARAGAKAAVVEGAERTSFAMLAARAERLAGGLAARGVRPGDVVAFQLPNWTETLVVLLAAVRLGAVANPVLPIYRRRELGFILAEAGARVFFVPGRYRDCDHLALVRELRPGLPALEHVVVVRDQPADGALAYAEVAATPPGPPAADAGAIALLIYTSGTTADAKGVLHSHDTLLAEARSLGPVHGITAADTVLMPSPLTHISGIVHALLVPAVFGTTAVLMDRWEAGAARALIAAERVTYMVGPPTFLRDLAVGAPGARTSLRLFSCGGADVDPALVREAAARLGCIAKRVYGSTEFPTVTTTGPDDPPERRIDSEGRAVGANEVRVVDEAGAGAGPGGEGEILARGPECFLGYRNPALNADAFTADGWFRTGDLGTLDAEGYLRVTGRRKDIIIRKGENVSARELEDLLAAHPAVAEVAVVAVPDAVAGEIACAVLRLRPGARPPTLAEVGEHLTARGLSRRKLPERLEVVADFPRTASGKIVKRALRERLGGQVTRR